One segment of Panicum virgatum strain AP13 chromosome 1K, P.virgatum_v5, whole genome shotgun sequence DNA contains the following:
- the LOC120641821 gene encoding F-box/kelch-repeat protein At1g74510-like: MLEGQSCLISRSLPSSCEQESRLAYMTFHLLEITRSKRPPANLSIEHDVAAVAALTKRTKSAENQKGEPLDSQGSNDQGDSDSSTLISSIGRDNSINCLARCSRSDYGSIASLNRSFRSLVRTGDLYKERRQLGISEHWVYFSCNVQEWEAYDPYRSRWMTLPRMPHNECFMCSDKESLAVGTELLVFGKEILSHIVLSYSILTNSWSRGVEMNAPRCLFGSASFGEKAIIAGGMDADGRVLRSAELYNSETKRWITLPNMNKARRMCSGVFMDGKFYVIGGMASNTEVLTCGEEYDLDRGTWRVIENMSEGLNGASGAPPLVAVVENELYAAQYAGKLVRKYNKRENSWITLGELPERPEAVNGWGIAFRGCGERLLVIGGPRVLGGGMIELHSWIPREGPLQWNMIGSKPSGNFVYNCAVMGC; encoded by the coding sequence ATGTTGGAGGGTCAATCTTGCCTGATATCAAGGTCACTGCCAAGCTCCTGTGAGCAGGAATCCAGACTAGCTTACATGACTTTCCACCTCCTCGAGATCACAAGGAGTAAGCGCCCACCTGCAAACCTGTCTATTGAACACGACGTTGCTGCAGTGGCAGCGTTGACTAAACGGACCAAGTCCGCCGAGAACCAGAAGGGTGAGCCACTGGATAGTCAGGGCAGTAATGATCAGGGCGATTCAGATTCAAGCACCCTGATAAGTTCCATTGGTCGGGATAACTCTATCAACTGCCTTGCCCGTTGCTCTCGTTCTGATTATGGTTCTATTGCATCACTCAACCGAAGCTTCCGGTCACTTGTCCGCACTGGTGATCTGTACAAGGAACGTCGGCAGCTTGGGATTTCAGAACACTGGGTCTACTTCTCCTGCAATGTGCAGGAGTGGGAGGCGTATGATCCCTACCGTTCACGGTGGATGACACTTCCAAGAATGCCCCATAATGAATGTTTCATGTGCTCTGACAAGGAGTCACTTGCTGTGGGCACTGAACTTCTGGTGTTTGGAAAGGAGATTCTTTCACATATTGTTCTGAGCTATAGCATTCTGACAAATTCATGGTCGCGGGGTGTTGAAATGAATGCCCCTAGATGTTTGTTTGGATCAGCTAGTTTCGGAGAGAAAGCAATTATAGCTGGTGGCATGGATGCTGATGGACGGGTGCTTCGCTCTGCtgagctgtataactctgaaaCTAAAAGATGGATAACACTTCCAAACATGAATAAAGCTAGGCGGATGTGTTCTGGTGTATTTATGGATGGAAAGTTTTACGTAATTGGTGGAATGGCGAGTAACACGGAAGTCCTTACCTGTGGAGAAGAGTATGATTTAGATAGAGGTACCTGGCGGGTGATTGAGAACATGTCTGAGGGGCTCAATGGtgcaagtggtgctcctccactTGTTGCTGTAGTCGAAAATGAGTTGTATGCAGCGCAATACGCAGGAAAGCTAGTAAGAAAGTACAATAAAAGAGAGAACTCATGGATAACATTGGGTGAGTTACCAGAGCGACCTGAAGCCGTGAATGGATGGGGCATTGCATTCCGGGGCTGTGGAGAGCGGCTTTTGGTTATTGGTGGACCAAGAGTGTTGGGTGGTGGGATGATTGAGCTTCATTCTTGGATCCCAAGGGAAGGTCCATTACAATGGAACATGATCGGAAGCAAACCTTCTGGTAACTTTGTTTATAACTGTGCTGTCATGGGGTGCTGA